One Caulobacter segnis genomic window carries:
- the metG gene encoding methionine--tRNA ligase, giving the protein MARILITSALPYINGIKHLGNLAGSMLPADVYARFQRARGNETLYICATDEHGTPAELAATAAGQDVATYCAEQHVLQHDVGRAFGLSWDHFGRSSSPQNHRLTQHFCQALEDHGLIEERVDQMVYSVDDKRFLPDRYVEGTCPHCGFEKARGDQCDNCGNLLDPTDLKDPYSVISGSRNIEVRDTRHLYLLQTKMQDKIRAWVDSHGDWPQLARSIAYKHLDEGLIDRGITRDLAWGIPVAQDGVPRLGFEDKVFYVWFDAPIEYIAATQEWAEGSPDRDWKRWWRTDSGAEDVRYVQFMGKDNVAFHTVSFPATILGSEEPWKSVDMLKAFNWLNWYGGKFSTSNKRGVFMDAALEILPPDLWRWYLTANSPEGSDTAFTWEQFASAVNRDLADVLGNFVNRILKFNESKFEGVVPAGGEPGPLEAKLFADVSARLADLAEQMDAIEIRKSAQALRALWVVGNEYLQEAAPWTAIKTDRDRAAVIVRTALNLAALYARISAPFIPFAAEKIGEAFGLDFPAQWPSNDAKAELDTLTIGQAVTVPEVLFKKIEDEQIAEWTARFGGAE; this is encoded by the coding sequence ATGGCTCGCATCCTGATCACCTCGGCCCTGCCGTACATCAACGGCATCAAGCACCTGGGCAACCTGGCGGGGTCGATGCTGCCGGCGGACGTCTATGCGCGCTTCCAGCGGGCTCGGGGGAACGAGACCCTCTATATCTGCGCCACCGACGAACATGGCACCCCGGCCGAGTTGGCGGCGACCGCCGCCGGCCAGGACGTGGCCACCTACTGCGCCGAGCAGCACGTGCTGCAGCACGACGTGGGCCGCGCCTTCGGCCTGTCGTGGGACCATTTCGGCCGCTCGTCCTCGCCGCAGAACCATCGCCTGACCCAGCACTTCTGCCAGGCCCTGGAGGATCACGGCCTGATCGAGGAACGCGTCGACCAGATGGTCTATTCGGTCGACGACAAGCGCTTCCTGCCCGACCGCTATGTCGAGGGCACCTGCCCGCACTGCGGCTTCGAGAAGGCGCGCGGCGACCAGTGCGACAACTGCGGCAACCTGCTGGACCCGACCGACCTGAAGGATCCGTACTCGGTGATCTCGGGCTCGCGGAATATCGAGGTGCGCGACACCCGTCACCTCTACCTGCTGCAGACCAAGATGCAGGACAAGATCCGCGCCTGGGTCGACAGCCACGGCGACTGGCCGCAGCTGGCCCGCTCGATCGCCTACAAGCACCTGGACGAGGGCTTGATCGACCGGGGCATCACCCGCGACCTGGCCTGGGGCATCCCGGTGGCTCAGGACGGCGTGCCGCGCCTGGGCTTCGAGGACAAGGTGTTCTACGTGTGGTTTGACGCCCCGATCGAATATATCGCCGCGACCCAGGAGTGGGCCGAGGGCTCGCCCGACCGCGACTGGAAGCGCTGGTGGCGCACCGACAGCGGCGCGGAAGACGTCCGCTACGTCCAGTTCATGGGCAAGGACAACGTCGCGTTCCACACGGTCAGCTTCCCGGCCACCATCCTCGGCTCGGAAGAGCCGTGGAAGAGCGTCGACATGCTCAAGGCCTTTAACTGGCTGAACTGGTACGGCGGCAAGTTCTCGACCTCGAACAAGCGCGGCGTGTTCATGGACGCGGCCCTTGAGATCCTGCCGCCTGACCTGTGGCGCTGGTACCTGACCGCCAACTCGCCGGAAGGCAGCGACACGGCCTTCACCTGGGAGCAGTTCGCCAGCGCCGTGAACCGCGACCTGGCCGACGTGCTGGGCAACTTCGTCAACCGCATCCTGAAGTTCAACGAGAGCAAGTTCGAGGGCGTGGTCCCGGCGGGGGGCGAGCCTGGCCCGCTGGAAGCGAAGCTGTTCGCCGACGTCTCAGCGCGCCTGGCGGACCTGGCCGAACAGATGGACGCCATCGAGATCCGCAAGAGCGCCCAGGCGCTGCGGGCGCTGTGGGTGGTCGGCAACGAGTACCTGCAGGAGGCCGCGCCGTGGACCGCGATCAAGACCGATCGCGACCGCGCCGCCGTCATCGTCCGCACGGCCCTGAACCTGGCGGCGCTGTACGCCAGGATCTCGGCTCCGTTCATCCCGTTCGCCGCCGAGAAGATCGGCGAGGCGTTCGGCCTGGACTTCCCGGCCCAATGGCCGTCGAACGACGCCAAGGCCGAGCTGGACACGCTGACCATCGGCCAGGCGGTGACCGTGCCGGAGGTCCTGTTCAAGAAGATTGAGGACGAGCAGATCGCCGAATGGACGGCCCGCTTCGGCGGCGCGGAGTAA
- a CDS encoding MFS transporter: MDAGADTAKEQGLPTLVRLCLFYAAIYLSSGVSLPYIGTYLRSRGMTGGEIGLILAVPLLLKPFTGASLAVWADGFTLRRTPMVLLLVGAGLGYAGLLATSNLLWLILAWFIGQTLLSTVSPLIDVITLRRARTESFNYGVPRGTGSSTFIAANLTMGVILTFAAPTIIAIWIAAACFVGAVAAAILVPPERVHAEGAKPARSERWKGLGDLLRNRTFVLAVVTAGLIQGAHAFYYGFSAILWRKQGIAEPMIGVLWGVGVAAEVGFMWFLEPLRRRWGPERFLILGASAAVLRWTCYAFEPPLWALFPLQMLHAMTFAASFLASLRLIEKLAPASAASPAQAINSALSSGFTLGVATLASGPLFDALGAKGYLAVAFMAGLGLIGAIMLSRRSRHQIV; this comes from the coding sequence GTGGACGCGGGGGCGGACACGGCGAAGGAGCAGGGGCTCCCGACCCTTGTCCGCCTCTGCCTGTTCTACGCCGCGATCTATCTGAGTTCGGGCGTCAGCCTGCCCTATATCGGCACCTATCTGCGTTCGCGCGGCATGACCGGCGGCGAGATCGGCCTGATCCTGGCCGTGCCGCTGCTGCTCAAGCCCTTTACCGGCGCCTCGCTGGCGGTGTGGGCCGACGGTTTCACCCTGCGGCGCACGCCGATGGTGCTGCTGCTGGTCGGGGCGGGGCTGGGCTATGCGGGCCTTTTGGCCACGTCGAACCTGCTGTGGCTGATCCTGGCCTGGTTCATCGGCCAGACCTTGCTGTCGACCGTCTCGCCGCTGATTGACGTGATCACCCTGCGCCGGGCGCGGACCGAGAGTTTCAACTACGGCGTTCCGCGCGGCACCGGTTCGAGCACCTTCATCGCGGCCAACCTCACCATGGGCGTGATCCTGACCTTCGCCGCGCCCACGATCATCGCCATCTGGATCGCCGCCGCCTGCTTCGTCGGCGCGGTCGCCGCCGCCATCCTGGTGCCGCCCGAACGCGTCCACGCCGAGGGCGCCAAGCCGGCCCGATCAGAGCGCTGGAAAGGGCTGGGCGACCTGCTGCGCAACCGCACCTTCGTGCTGGCGGTGGTCACGGCCGGCCTGATCCAGGGGGCGCACGCCTTCTACTACGGCTTTTCGGCCATCCTCTGGCGCAAGCAGGGGATCGCCGAGCCGATGATCGGGGTGCTGTGGGGCGTGGGCGTCGCGGCCGAGGTCGGCTTCATGTGGTTCCTGGAGCCGCTGCGCCGCCGCTGGGGGCCTGAGCGGTTCCTGATCCTGGGCGCGTCCGCCGCCGTGCTGCGCTGGACCTGCTACGCCTTCGAGCCGCCGCTGTGGGCGCTGTTTCCGCTGCAGATGCTGCACGCGATGACGTTCGCCGCGTCGTTCCTGGCCTCGTTGCGCCTGATCGAGAAGCTGGCTCCGGCGTCGGCGGCGTCGCCCGCCCAGGCGATCAACTCGGCGCTGTCGTCCGGATTCACCCTGGGCGTGGCGACCCTGGCTTCGGGGCCGCTGTTCGACGCCCTGGGCGCGAAGGGCTACCTAGCCGTCGCCTTCATGGCCGGGCTGGGGCTGATCGGCGCGATCATGCTCTCGCGCCGATCAAGACATCAGATCGTGTAG
- the cysN gene encoding sulfate adenylyltransferase subunit CysN, producing the protein MAHQSALIAEDINAYLHQHQHKSLLRFITCGSVDDGKSTLIGRLLYDSKMIFEDQLAALEADSKKVGTQGGAIDFALLVDGLAAEREQGITIDVAYRFFSTEKRKFIVADTPGHEQYTRNMVTGASTADAAVILIDARKGVLTQTRRHSYLVSLLGIRHVVLAVNKMDLVGWDQAVFDRIVADYRAFAEQIGLTVFTPIPISGLGGDNIAARSDATPWFQGPILMDWLEGVEVEDDLQSKPFRMPVQWVNRPNLDFRGFSGLIASGTIKPGDRIRALPSGRESRVARIVTLPGDLPQAVAGQSVTLTLEDEIDISRGDVIAAADAPAPVANQFEATVVWMDDEPLPPGRTYLLKLGTRTVSASVTDIKHRVNVNTLEHTAAKRLELNEIGVCNLSLDQAIPFEAYADNRQMGGFILIDRISNRTVGAGMINFALRRADNIHWQHTDVGKASRAALKSQRGQVVWLTGLSGAGKSTIANLVEKRLHALGRHTYLLDGDNVRHGLNKDLGFTEEDRVENIRRVAEVAKLMVDAGLIVLTAFISPFRAERRLARDILEPGEFIEVFVDTPLAVAEARDVKGLYKKARSGQLKNFTGVDSPYEAPEAPELRIDTTAIDPVEAAERIVAWLEGQEIDYTI; encoded by the coding sequence ATGGCTCACCAGTCCGCCCTGATCGCCGAAGACATCAACGCCTACCTGCACCAGCACCAGCACAAGTCGCTGCTGCGCTTCATCACATGCGGCAGCGTCGACGACGGCAAGTCCACCCTGATCGGCCGCCTGCTGTACGACAGCAAGATGATCTTCGAGGACCAGCTCGCCGCGCTGGAAGCCGACTCCAAGAAGGTCGGCACCCAGGGCGGCGCGATCGACTTCGCCCTGCTGGTCGACGGCCTAGCCGCCGAGCGCGAGCAAGGCATCACCATCGACGTCGCCTACCGCTTCTTCTCGACCGAGAAGCGCAAGTTCATCGTCGCCGACACCCCCGGCCACGAGCAGTACACGCGCAACATGGTCACCGGCGCCTCGACCGCCGACGCGGCCGTGATCCTGATCGACGCGCGCAAGGGCGTGCTGACCCAGACGCGCCGCCACAGCTATCTCGTCAGCCTGCTGGGCATCCGCCACGTGGTGCTGGCGGTGAACAAGATGGACCTGGTCGGCTGGGACCAGGCGGTGTTCGACCGGATCGTCGCCGACTATCGCGCCTTCGCCGAGCAGATCGGCCTGACGGTGTTCACGCCCATCCCGATCTCGGGCCTGGGCGGCGACAACATCGCCGCGCGCAGCGACGCCACGCCCTGGTTCCAGGGCCCGATCCTGATGGACTGGCTGGAGGGCGTCGAGGTCGAGGACGATCTGCAGTCCAAGCCGTTCCGCATGCCGGTGCAGTGGGTCAACCGCCCGAACCTGGACTTCCGGGGCTTCTCGGGCCTGATCGCCTCGGGGACCATCAAGCCGGGCGACCGCATCCGCGCCCTGCCCTCGGGTCGCGAAAGCCGCGTGGCCCGCATCGTCACCCTGCCGGGCGACCTTCCCCAGGCCGTCGCCGGCCAGTCGGTGACCTTGACGCTGGAAGACGAGATCGACATCTCGCGCGGCGACGTGATCGCCGCCGCCGACGCGCCCGCCCCGGTCGCCAACCAGTTCGAGGCCACCGTCGTCTGGATGGACGACGAGCCCCTGCCCCCTGGCCGCACCTATCTCCTGAAGCTGGGAACGAGGACGGTTAGCGCCAGCGTCACCGACATCAAGCATCGCGTGAACGTCAACACCCTGGAGCACACGGCCGCCAAGCGCCTGGAGCTGAACGAGATCGGGGTCTGCAACCTGTCGCTCGACCAGGCCATTCCGTTCGAGGCCTATGCCGACAACCGCCAGATGGGCGGCTTCATCCTAATCGACCGGATCAGCAACCGCACCGTCGGCGCGGGTATGATCAACTTCGCCCTGCGCCGGGCCGACAACATCCACTGGCAGCACACCGACGTCGGCAAGGCCTCGCGGGCGGCGCTGAAGAGCCAACGCGGCCAGGTCGTCTGGCTGACGGGCCTGTCGGGCGCGGGCAAGTCGACCATCGCCAACCTGGTCGAGAAGCGCCTGCACGCGCTTGGCCGCCACACTTACCTGCTGGACGGCGACAACGTCCGCCACGGCCTCAACAAGGACCTCGGCTTCACCGAGGAGGACCGCGTCGAGAACATCCGCCGGGTGGCCGAGGTCGCCAAGCTGATGGTCGACGCCGGCCTGATCGTGCTGACCGCCTTCATCTCGCCGTTCCGGGCCGAACGCCGGCTGGCGCGCGACATCCTGGAGCCCGGCGAGTTCATCGAGGTCTTCGTCGACACGCCCCTGGCCGTGGCCGAGGCCCGTGACGTCAAGGGCCTCTACAAGAAGGCCCGCTCGGGCCAGCTGAAGAACTTCACGGGCGTCGACAGCCCGTATGAAGCGCCGGAAGCCCCCGAACTGCGCATCGACACCACCGCGATCGATCCCGTCGAGGCGGCGGAACGGATCGTGGCGTGGCTGGAAGGGCAAGAGATCGACTACACGATCTGA
- the cysD gene encoding sulfate adenylyltransferase subunit CysD, which yields MALTRFAPAAYSPEPMTTQISPARLTHLQRLEAESIHILREVAAECERPVMLYSIGKDSAVMLHLAAKAFYPSKPPFPLLHVDTTWKFRDMYALRDKVASELGFDLIVHKNPDAEARGVNPFDHGSALHTDLWKTEGLKQALTKYGFDAAFGGARRDEEKSRAKERVFSFRSSEHRWDPKNQRPELWNLYNTRKHPGESLRVFPISNWTELDVWQYIHLENIPIVPLYFAAERPVVERDGALIMVDDDRFRLRDGEVPQLKSVRFRTLGCYPLTGAVESTAATLPQVIQEMLLTTTSERQGRVIDHDQSASMEKKKQEGYF from the coding sequence TTGGCCCTTACCCGTTTCGCACCCGCCGCGTACTCGCCGGAACCGATGACGACACAGATCTCGCCGGCCCGTCTGACGCACCTCCAGCGCCTGGAGGCCGAGAGCATCCACATCCTGCGGGAAGTGGCGGCCGAGTGCGAACGCCCGGTCATGCTGTATTCGATCGGCAAGGACAGCGCGGTGATGCTGCACCTGGCCGCCAAGGCTTTCTACCCCAGCAAACCGCCCTTCCCGCTGCTGCACGTCGACACGACCTGGAAGTTCCGGGACATGTACGCCCTGCGCGACAAGGTGGCGTCCGAGCTGGGCTTCGACCTGATCGTCCACAAGAACCCCGACGCCGAGGCGCGCGGCGTCAACCCGTTCGACCACGGCAGCGCCCTGCACACCGACCTCTGGAAGACCGAAGGCCTCAAGCAGGCTCTCACCAAGTACGGCTTCGACGCGGCCTTCGGCGGCGCCCGGCGCGACGAGGAAAAGAGCCGGGCCAAGGAGCGCGTCTTCTCGTTCCGCTCGTCCGAGCACCGCTGGGACCCCAAGAACCAGCGCCCCGAGCTGTGGAACCTCTACAATACCCGCAAGCACCCGGGTGAAAGCCTGCGCGTCTTCCCGATCTCCAATTGGACCGAGCTGGACGTCTGGCAGTACATCCACCTGGAGAACATCCCGATCGTGCCGCTGTACTTCGCGGCCGAACGGCCGGTGGTCGAGCGCGACGGCGCGCTGATCATGGTCGACGACGATCGCTTCCGCCTGCGCGACGGCGAAGTTCCGCAGCTGAAGAGTGTCCGCTTCCGCACCCTGGGCTGCTATCCGCTGACCGGCGCGGTCGAGAGCACCGCCGCCACCCTGCCCCAGGTCATCCAGGAAATGCTGCTGACCACCACCAGCGAGCGCCAGGGCCGGGTCATCGACCATGACCAGTCCGCCTCGATGGAGAAGAAGAAGCAGGAAGGGTACTTCTGA
- a CDS encoding polar localization protein TipN produces the protein MKPKKRQPLDFSATPPEPPSQETRAEEAAPEDTPVAPELPPEFPATTSFSEPEAEIPTAEPLSLRETLDDDLAVPPPTAVRSRRRREQAPEPATSFAEPELKPATSLAFGAQPPAPIVDTERAAPAKAESREPSLDLRGPIAEAPVPLTAEPAPRRMSGVLFWTIATAVAALWALAPIAFALGYARGVPAFKVEGFALMVFAGLALGPALLTLLGAYLLRQATGVADELRRTRTLTDRIVTPAALAAVGASSAADAMRQGVEDAANAAERAREHIISLRQALAEETARLAEAAAESAKMANQLAQGLSHERTAMETLSQSLDARSTAVVDAIGSQARMVAEASDLAETQLREAEAALAARAADLAAAAAEASDAARVGAEDLSRQIARLETAGTGVGDQVSAVEKTLAAQRAALVEISQALRSEQEDFAAEAETRTAQLTEFVAYTRVGATELSDTASMGAEILRGLISAAAEQFREMGDSATAQREAYAENAKKTLETIGDAAEQQRTLLEEELKAAMEAMAQAALKASQSVEARVEAARSRVDQLNEIAFAAGQKADAVFESRMEEARDIIEHSAQMVEQAGARTSQKLADSVQAARGTLDELEGMLAEIGKRTAELPSEALRKAAEVRISIEQGVEQLMNAVRRTAEETAAIDQAFQERVRRNYEMLSEAAGAVTASSASTVAARAASTTAPARSRAAPPPAQSSQGLPTIDFDDEDEPPTDRRRLRLTPTATDEEFRSVFEQASSRKQPSSPPPEPDGEGGWSWRNLLAGIESSTPGDAALGEKLAAEITAMGIDPHALLPRGRVDEIAAALQTRDATGAREVVKRLAPAAIRRLVRRLFSDSTLRGNTERFLKRYAGMIEEAAGQDREGFLLAALLSSDAGRVYLLLDAASGDLG, from the coding sequence ATGAAGCCTAAGAAGCGCCAACCGCTCGATTTCTCCGCGACGCCGCCGGAGCCGCCTTCTCAGGAAACAAGGGCCGAAGAAGCCGCGCCCGAAGACACCCCGGTCGCGCCCGAGCTTCCCCCCGAATTTCCTGCGACGACGTCGTTTTCCGAGCCCGAGGCGGAGATCCCGACCGCCGAACCCTTGAGCCTGCGGGAAACCCTGGACGATGACCTGGCGGTGCCGCCGCCGACGGCCGTGCGGTCGCGTCGGCGCCGCGAGCAGGCGCCCGAGCCGGCGACCAGCTTCGCCGAACCCGAGCTGAAGCCGGCGACCTCGCTGGCCTTCGGCGCCCAGCCGCCCGCGCCGATCGTCGACACCGAGCGCGCCGCGCCGGCCAAGGCCGAGTCGCGCGAGCCGTCGCTGGACCTGCGCGGTCCCATCGCCGAAGCCCCTGTTCCCCTGACGGCCGAACCCGCGCCGCGCCGCATGTCCGGTGTCCTGTTCTGGACCATCGCCACCGCCGTCGCCGCCCTGTGGGCCCTGGCCCCGATCGCCTTCGCGCTGGGCTACGCGCGTGGCGTGCCGGCCTTCAAGGTCGAGGGCTTCGCCCTGATGGTGTTCGCGGGCCTGGCCCTGGGCCCGGCGCTGCTGACCCTGCTGGGCGCCTATCTGCTGCGTCAGGCGACGGGCGTCGCCGACGAGCTGCGCCGCACGCGCACCCTGACCGACCGGATCGTGACCCCGGCCGCCCTGGCCGCCGTGGGCGCGTCCAGCGCCGCCGACGCCATGCGCCAGGGCGTCGAGGACGCCGCCAACGCCGCCGAGCGGGCCCGCGAGCACATCATTTCGCTGCGTCAGGCCCTGGCGGAGGAAACCGCGCGCCTGGCCGAGGCCGCCGCCGAGTCGGCCAAGATGGCCAACCAGCTGGCCCAGGGCCTCTCTCACGAACGCACCGCGATGGAGACCCTGTCGCAGTCGCTGGACGCCCGCTCCACGGCGGTGGTCGACGCGATCGGCAGCCAAGCCCGCATGGTGGCCGAGGCTTCTGACTTGGCCGAGACCCAGCTGCGCGAGGCCGAGGCCGCCCTGGCCGCCCGCGCCGCCGACCTGGCTGCGGCCGCGGCCGAGGCGTCGGACGCCGCCCGCGTCGGGGCCGAGGACCTGTCGCGTCAGATCGCTCGCCTGGAGACCGCCGGAACCGGGGTCGGCGACCAGGTGTCGGCCGTCGAGAAGACCCTGGCCGCCCAGCGCGCCGCCCTCGTCGAGATCAGCCAGGCCCTGCGCTCGGAGCAAGAGGACTTCGCCGCCGAGGCCGAGACCCGCACCGCCCAGCTCACCGAGTTCGTCGCCTACACCCGCGTCGGCGCGACCGAGCTGTCGGACACCGCGTCCATGGGCGCGGAGATCCTGCGCGGCCTGATCAGCGCGGCCGCTGAACAGTTCCGCGAGATGGGCGACAGCGCCACGGCCCAGCGCGAAGCCTATGCCGAGAACGCCAAGAAGACTCTGGAGACCATCGGCGACGCCGCCGAACAGCAGCGGACCCTGCTGGAGGAAGAGCTGAAGGCCGCCATGGAGGCCATGGCCCAGGCGGCGCTGAAGGCCAGCCAGAGCGTCGAGGCCCGCGTCGAGGCCGCCCGCAGCCGCGTCGACCAGCTGAACGAGATCGCCTTCGCCGCCGGCCAGAAGGCCGACGCGGTCTTCGAATCCCGCATGGAAGAAGCGCGCGACATCATCGAGCACTCGGCCCAGATGGTCGAGCAGGCCGGCGCCCGCACCTCGCAGAAGTTGGCCGACTCGGTCCAGGCCGCGCGCGGCACGCTGGACGAGCTGGAAGGCATGCTGGCCGAGATCGGCAAGCGCACCGCCGAGCTGCCGTCTGAGGCCCTGCGGAAAGCCGCCGAGGTCCGGATTTCGATCGAACAGGGCGTCGAGCAGCTGATGAACGCCGTCCGGCGCACCGCCGAGGAGACGGCCGCGATCGACCAGGCCTTCCAGGAGCGCGTGCGCCGCAATTACGAGATGCTCAGCGAGGCGGCCGGCGCCGTCACCGCGTCCAGCGCCTCGACCGTGGCCGCCCGCGCCGCGTCGACGACCGCGCCGGCCCGGTCCCGCGCGGCCCCGCCGCCCGCCCAGTCTTCTCAAGGTCTGCCGACGATCGACTTCGATGACGAGGACGAACCGCCGACCGATCGCCGCCGTCTGCGCCTGACCCCGACAGCGACCGACGAGGAGTTTCGTTCGGTGTTCGAGCAGGCCTCGTCGCGCAAGCAGCCGTCGTCGCCGCCGCCGGAGCCGGACGGCGAGGGCGGCTGGAGCTGGCGCAACCTGCTGGCTGGCATCGAGAGCAGCACGCCAGGCGACGCCGCTCTGGGCGAGAAGCTGGCCGCCGAGATCACGGCCATGGGCATCGACCCGCACGCCCTGCTGCCGCGCGGCCGCGTGGACGAGATCGCCGCCGCCCTGCAGACCCGTGACGCCACCGGGGCGCGCGAGGTGGTCAAGCGCCTGGCGCCGGCCGCCATCCGTCGCCTGGTCCGCCGTCTGTTCTCGGACTCCACGTTGAGGGGCAACACCGAGCGCTTCCTGAAGCGCTATGCGGGCATGATCGAGGAGGCGGCGGGCCAGGACCGCGAGGGCTTCCTGCTGGCGGCCCTGCTGTCGTCGGACGCCGGCCGGGTCTACCTGCTGCTCGACGCGGCCAGCGGCGATCTCGGCTAG
- a CDS encoding sugar transferase — MKRAFDVLAAAVGLIVLALPLAGLWLLVRLTSPGPGLYWSQRVGKSSTLFPMPKFRTMRIDTPEVATHLLEDPDQWLTPIGPLMRKLSLDELPQLWSVLVGHMSLVGPRPALFNQDDLVAARRAAGVDVLRPGVTGWAQINGRDELAIPDKVALDAEYLRRRSFLFDLRIMVSTVAPVLTGKGVTR; from the coding sequence GTGAAGCGCGCCTTCGACGTCCTGGCGGCGGCGGTCGGGTTGATCGTGCTGGCCCTGCCGCTGGCGGGGCTGTGGCTGCTGGTGCGTCTGACCTCGCCGGGACCGGGGCTCTACTGGTCACAGCGGGTGGGGAAGAGTTCGACGCTCTTTCCGATGCCGAAGTTTCGCACCATGCGGATCGATACGCCCGAGGTCGCCACGCACCTTCTGGAAGATCCCGACCAATGGCTGACGCCGATCGGGCCGCTGATGCGCAAGCTCAGCCTCGATGAATTGCCGCAGCTGTGGAGCGTGCTGGTCGGCCACATGAGCCTGGTGGGACCGCGCCCGGCGCTGTTCAACCAGGACGACCTGGTCGCCGCGCGCCGGGCGGCCGGGGTCGACGTGCTGCGGCCGGGCGTCACCGGCTGGGCGCAGATCAACGGCCGTGACGAACTGGCCATCCCGGACAAGGTGGCGCTGGACGCCGAATACCTTCGCCGGCGCTCGTTCCTGTTCGATCTGCGGATCATGGTCAGCACCGTGGCTCCGGTGCTGACCGGCAAGGGCGTGACCCGCTAG
- a CDS encoding mannitol dehydrogenase family protein — protein MTASSATSPALRLSATSYPGAIPGVVLPTYDRDKVQVGVVHFGPGAFHRAHQAFYFDQLLASDPRWGICAVSLKSPGVRDALEPQDGLYTLAQLDAETTFRVIGSIREVLVAPEDPPSVFARLAAPTTRIVTLTVTEKGYTLSAEGGLDEKHPDIVHDLANPREPKSAVGYIVEGLRRRFAAGLSPYAVVACDNLADNGWRLKAAVVAFATKVDADLAAWIDREGSFPRTMVDSITPATDDALRARVLAATGLEDAWPIQREAFTQWVVEDVLAADAPDLASVGVILTDDVRGFERAKLRLLNGVHSTLAYAGILRGHETVFEAVSDPALEALARELMTKDIIPTLTAPRGLDLAEYAEAILARFRNPEIRHYLSQIAWDGTQKLPFRILGTLTETLEAGRSIERLAIPLAAWMRFVALRAKAGDAITDPLADKLSAIGAAATGDAKTDVPTFLALDSVFPAALTSNPTFVSAVEKAYADLA, from the coding sequence TTGACCGCTTCCTCCGCGACCTCCCCCGCCCTGCGTCTGAGCGCGACCAGCTATCCCGGGGCGATCCCCGGCGTCGTCCTGCCCACCTACGACCGCGACAAGGTCCAGGTCGGCGTCGTCCACTTCGGTCCTGGCGCCTTCCACCGCGCCCACCAGGCCTTCTATTTCGACCAACTGCTGGCCAGCGACCCGCGCTGGGGCATTTGCGCCGTCTCGCTGAAGAGCCCGGGCGTCCGCGACGCCCTGGAGCCGCAGGACGGCCTCTACACCCTGGCCCAGTTGGACGCCGAGACCACCTTCCGCGTCATCGGCTCGATCCGCGAAGTGCTGGTCGCGCCGGAGGATCCGCCGTCGGTCTTCGCCCGCCTGGCCGCCCCGACCACCCGCATCGTCACCCTGACCGTCACCGAGAAGGGTTACACGCTCTCGGCCGAGGGCGGCCTCGACGAGAAGCACCCCGACATCGTCCACGACCTGGCCAACCCGCGCGAGCCCAAGAGCGCCGTCGGCTACATCGTCGAGGGCCTGCGCCGCCGGTTCGCGGCGGGCCTGTCGCCGTACGCCGTCGTGGCCTGCGACAACCTCGCCGACAACGGCTGGCGCCTGAAGGCGGCCGTCGTGGCCTTCGCGACCAAGGTCGACGCCGACCTGGCCGCCTGGATCGACCGCGAGGGCAGCTTCCCGCGCACCATGGTCGACAGCATCACCCCGGCAACAGACGACGCCCTGCGGGCCCGCGTCCTGGCCGCCACCGGCCTGGAGGACGCCTGGCCGATCCAGCGCGAAGCCTTCACCCAGTGGGTGGTGGAAGACGTGCTTGCCGCCGACGCACCTGACCTGGCCAGCGTCGGCGTCATCCTGACCGATGACGTGCGCGGCTTCGAGCGCGCCAAGCTGCGCCTGCTGAACGGCGTGCACTCCACCCTCGCCTACGCCGGCATCCTGCGCGGCCACGAGACGGTGTTCGAGGCCGTCAGCGACCCGGCCCTGGAGGCCCTGGCCCGCGAGCTGATGACCAAGGACATCATCCCGACGCTGACCGCGCCGCGGGGTCTCGACCTGGCCGAATACGCCGAGGCCATTCTGGCCCGCTTCCGCAATCCCGAGATCCGTCACTACCTGTCGCAGATCGCCTGGGACGGCACCCAGAAGCTGCCCTTCCGCATCCTCGGCACGCTGACCGAGACGCTGGAGGCCGGCCGCTCGATCGAACGCCTGGCGATCCCGCTGGCGGCCTGGATGCGGTTCGTGGCCCTGCGCGCCAAGGCCGGCGACGCGATCACCGATCCGCTGGCCGACAAGCTGTCGGCGATTGGCGCAGCCGCGACCGGCGACGCCAAGACCGACGTCCCCACCTTCCTGGCCCTGGACAGCGTGTTCCCGGCGGCGCTGACGAGCAATCCGACGTTCGTGAGCGCGGTCGAGAAGGCCTATGCCGATCTCGCCTAG